The sequence below is a genomic window from Nitrospirota bacterium.
ACAAGCCTGCCGAACTTATTTGACAGTGCCATCATAATATTGCCGCGAATCCTCGCCTGAATATTTTCCTCTGTTATATCAGGTTTCATGTTATTAAACTCTCCTGAGAGTGTATCCAGATATAACTTGAAAATATCATTAACAGGTATTGTCAGCAATTTTATGCCGAGATTTTTAACCAGCGATTCAACATCCTCCCCGCTCTCCGGCATGGTATATTGTGATGGCATGAATACACCGTGAACATTCTTCTTTCCAAGTGCATCAACTGCAACAACTGTTACAAGTGCAGAATCAATCCCGCCGCTCAATCCGATTACAACTTCCTTAAATCCGTTCTTCCGCACATAGTCTCTTGTGCCGAGGACTAATGCCTGATAAACCTCTTCCACACGTTCAAGAGGCTCTGTAGTCTTTGAGGTTATAACGGGTTTCTTTTTTCCATTTACAGCATCACTTACTTCTACTGTAATCACATTGGAAACCGCACCTACCGCATCGGGAGAAAACATCCTTGCCCTTCTCCTTGGGTCATGGAGCCTTGCAAGGTCTACCATCTTCAGATCAATATCAGCAATTATTAAGTCCTCAGTAAATAGTTTACCGGATGCGATCAAATCCCCCTTTGGATTAAAGATCATGCTGAGTCCGTCAAATACAAGCTCATCCTGTCCGCCCACCATGTTAGTGTATGCAATAAATACCGCATTATCAGATGCCCGTGTTGA
It includes:
- the nadE gene encoding NAD(+) synthase, yielding MTKQSLRIALGQINAHVGDMKGNVEKIIDFTIDAGKKGVDIISFPELAITGYPPEDLLLKSKFVDDNYASLEVIAKKTSSLDLAVVVGFVDKTDDIYNAAAVLYKGKIAGIYHKNYLPNYGVFDERRYFKSSTGSKIFIIRGVPVGVNICEDIWYPDGPCMKQALAGARLIVNINSSPYHAGKWRFRERMVSTRASDNAVFIAYTNMVGGQDELVFDGLSMIFNPKGDLIASGKLFTEDLIIADIDLKMVDLARLHDPRRRARMFSPDAVGAVSNVITVEVSDAVNGKKKPVITSKTTEPLERVEEVYQALVLGTRDYVRKNGFKEVVIGLSGGIDSALVTVVAVDALGKKNVHGVFMPSQYTMPESGEDVESLVKNLGIKLLTIPVNDIFKLYLDTLSGEFNNMKPDITEENIQARIRGNIMMALSNKFGRLV